From one Candidatus Eisenbacteria bacterium genomic stretch:
- a CDS encoding NADH-quinone oxidoreductase subunit N has protein sequence MVGSETSVLRFSDMGFAAALPFTIVVGSAIVVLLADMLLPVRRKWILVYVSLLGVVVAAISIALLWGRKIDGFGGAISLDRFSSFFWLLFLLGTALVLLISSSYARRENIQRGEYYSLMLFATSGAMLMASAGDLVVLFLGLEIFSLCLCVLSGFFRERSISVEAAVKYFVLGAFASGFFLYGIALCYGATGSTLYTNLQFMLSSGSRLPSPLVLAACAMLLVGLLFKVGSVPFHMWIPDVYEGAPTSITGYMSVISKAAALAAFIRIFAVSVPVIQLDLSRILWVAAVCTMTLGNVVAVVQTNIKRMLAYSSIAHAGYVLVALTAGTEAGYSGVLFYVLAYTFMTIGAFGVVTLLTRAEVEAVEISSFSGIAKRHPFLSVAMAVFMISLAGIPPTAGFFGKFYVFSAAVGAGYASLAVIGVLNSLVSVYIYMRVVFLMYKKEESEGIEVSSSRATIVALTICVLGTIVIGIFPSGVASLVASAVAAIF, from the coding sequence ATGGTAGGTTCCGAGACTTCGGTACTGCGATTTTCCGACATGGGTTTCGCTGCCGCCTTGCCTTTCACCATTGTGGTCGGCTCCGCGATCGTCGTGCTTCTGGCAGACATGTTGTTGCCGGTGAGGAGGAAGTGGATCCTGGTGTACGTTTCGTTGCTCGGCGTCGTGGTCGCAGCAATCTCGATCGCATTGTTGTGGGGCAGGAAAATCGACGGTTTCGGAGGCGCAATCAGCCTTGATAGGTTCTCCTCGTTTTTCTGGCTTCTGTTTCTGTTGGGGACTGCACTTGTGCTGCTAATTTCGTCCTCGTACGCAAGAAGGGAGAACATCCAGCGAGGAGAGTACTACTCACTCATGCTGTTCGCGACCTCAGGAGCGATGCTGATGGCGTCGGCAGGGGATCTGGTGGTCCTCTTCCTGGGTCTTGAGATCTTCTCGCTTTGTCTATGCGTGCTGAGCGGATTCTTCAGGGAAAGAAGTATCTCCGTCGAGGCGGCCGTGAAATACTTTGTCCTCGGAGCCTTTGCTTCCGGTTTCTTCCTCTACGGAATTGCGCTCTGCTACGGCGCCACCGGGAGCACGCTGTACACGAACCTACAATTTATGCTTTCCTCGGGTTCGCGGTTGCCGAGCCCGCTGGTGCTCGCTGCCTGCGCCATGCTGCTGGTGGGGCTCCTTTTCAAAGTCGGCTCCGTCCCATTCCACATGTGGATTCCCGACGTTTACGAGGGTGCGCCGACGTCGATAACCGGCTACATGTCGGTGATTTCGAAGGCGGCGGCTCTGGCGGCATTCATCAGGATCTTTGCCGTCAGCGTGCCCGTAATCCAGCTCGACCTCTCCAGGATTCTCTGGGTGGCGGCGGTGTGCACGATGACCCTGGGGAACGTCGTCGCCGTGGTGCAGACGAACATCAAGCGCATGCTCGCATACTCCAGCATCGCCCACGCCGGATATGTCCTCGTGGCTCTCACTGCCGGGACCGAGGCGGGTTACTCCGGCGTCCTTTTCTACGTCCTTGCCTACACGTTCATGACGATCGGGGCGTTTGGAGTGGTGACCCTATTGACACGGGCCGAGGTCGAGGCCGTCGAGATATCGTCTTTCTCGGGTATCGCCAAACGTCATCCTTTCCTGTCCGTGGCCATGGCGGTCTTCATGATCTCCCTCGCGGGGATCCCTCCTACGGCGGGCTTCTTCGGCAAGTTCTACGTATTCAGCGCCGCTGTTGGGGCCGGGTACGCGAGCCTGGCCGTCATCGGCGTCTTGAATAGTCTGGTGTCGGTATACATCTACATGAGAGTGGTGTTCCTCATGTACAAGAAGGAAGAATCCGAGGGAATAGAAGTCTCC